TCCGTGCTCTTTGCGGTATTTCTTAAGCTGTTCCAGCTCCATAGCTGGCTCTTCGGGTAGCGAGCTGGTGGTCCAGACTTGTCCATGGGGGTGAGGGTTTGAGCATCCCATAGCCGCGCCTTTGTTCTCAAAGATCTGCATATACCGATATTGCTCCTTGGGCTTGGCCAGATCAGCGGTTGGGGAGTTGGGAGGAAGGGTGGTCGCAGGAGCAAGAGCAGCCAACGGTGACTTAGGTGACAGATGTGCACTGTAGATTTCGGTCCAAGCGTCAATGACGGGAGCAATTTCGGCCGGAGACAGATCTGCCAAGGTGAGGTTATGGGCCGCTGAGAAGGTGAGCACATAACATTTGCCAGTGACAGGCTCTGCcttcaggaagaaagattCCAGATCTAAAGTTGATCGTATACACGTTAGCTCTGTGACATAGCACTACATCTTGTGCTCCGGCTAAAGTAGGAACGCACCGTCGGCATTGTCTGGGCTGTATGGCGCTTGCTCCTCCTTGACAGCGCTGTAATCGTTGACGAAAACGAAAGTCTTTTCGTACTTGGGGTTCGCATCTCCTTGCGCACGTTTGTTGCCTGGGCACAGATAGCAAGCAGGATCATAGGTGGGCAGAGTTGTCTTGGAAGGGCTTTCTTGTGCTCCTCTGTTTGCGGCGGAAGTTTAGCTCTCTAGAACTCCAGGTTTGCTCATTCCTCATATTGTCGAGCGCAATCATCGCACCCAAAATCAAGGGAAAAACTCTCTCAAGACTTACTGCCAAGGACGCTTAGTTCTGTGGGGGGAGACTAAGATGTAAGAACCGCGGAGTGGGTTGTACCTCCGATGggagatatcatcaagaacgTTTTCGACCATGATTGTCGACTAAATACGAGGCGCGCGCGTGCTGTGCAATGAATGAAGGGCAAGctacaggaagaagagaagaaaagaggggaagaaaaaggtaggAGAGAAAGTCAGCGAAGATGAAGCGACGGCGGCGGGGCACATGGTCTGTTTCGCGGGGTCTCCGGAAAATTAATTGAGACCCTTTCGGTACCAAACGCACCGAATTAATATAAAAACTCGGCATGACGTCTGTTCGGGTAAATAACAATCACGTTCCTGACGGTGACCTCAGCCCTATTTACAGCACAGTTGGTATCACTATCTGAAACCGCATTGAATTGACTACACTCTTTTTCCTCTGCTGTCGATTTGCTTGACAGGTGCAGATTGTTCAGTTCGCGTGGCTGTCCTCCATCTATGCAGGAACAATACCAACTACGGAATATTTGCTCTAGTGACTAACACATATCAATTATCCGCGTTACATTAGATTGGTGGTTTAACTATGTATAGTGGGTAGGGTGCTCTTTGCTAGCGCTCTGTCCCGTCCGTATTCCGTAGCAGACGGGGTTGATATTAGCCGTTTTGTCTTGGCTAGCCCGAGCTTCTCACCGGCTGCCCGAGTGTCCTGCTTGAAATGAACCGGGCCGACCTAGAGATTGAGGTATTTTAGTAATAAATTCATAGCATCGCCTCCAGACTGACGTCAAGACCCGATTGGCTGGTCCCACGAAACGAGGGGCAACTGGTGGACTCTTATCGACATGGGCTTATCAGCACAGCAATATCTGGGGAAGTTCCAAGGGTACTCACTTCTCCATATGTTGACGGTTTACATTAAGCCTTCAAGGTTACTTATCCAATTATATCATTCATGAGTGGCTCACCCACCTCTTTAATGGAACGGATACCAGTAATTGCGTAGTAATCGTGCAGCCCTTACTGCTGCTCCCCACGTTTCATCGCGAAGCATGGCCACTAATCCCTCGGGGCTCCACCTCTACTCCCTTCCAAATGAGGTATGATGGGATTGATATCAAATTACCTATTGAGTTAAGCTTTATCTAATGACGCTCAGGTGTTCGTTCAGATCTTATGCCCATTGCCAACCCACTCCCTTCTCCCCTTAACGACGGTTTCCCACCGGTTCTATGCATTAATATTGCGGATCCTGCACTACCGCATTCTTGTCTCTGTATCACTGAACAAATACAACCTTATGCTCGACTGTCTCAATCCAAGCTCGTATTCTACTAAACCCCACGTCTTTTGCAAATACCTCGGTACGGATGGTTTGAGTAGCCAGTATGAAGGGAAGGGCTCACTGTACGAGAATGTTGATACAGCACAGCAGCTAGGGAGACTCGGTTCCCTATATTCTAGATTTCGACCCAGGGTAGTAGCAATGGGGAGAATCGGCGGAGCAAGGCGTTTTGCATCAGCGGGTAGGGCATCTGCAGTGGACGAGGTGTGCAGGTCAATGCTGATTGTGTCGACAGTCCACCCGGAGCAACCGGAAAGCTCAGTCGTGACACTTCCTATCGAACTAGAAGCGTTCGAAAATTTCATCCAAATATGTGTAGCCGTGAATATAGTGGAAGTGATGTGGGGAAGTAACTTTCCTCTGGGTGCAGTGATTGTTGACAACGGGGTTATTAGGTTGTTCAGAGACTGGTTAAAAACCCATGCGAAGCATTCCGGTCAATCTCATGGGTCCTCTCCAGAGTCGGAAGAATCCGATAATACTGCCTGTTCGTTGACCAGCGAGGCCCCTTATCAAATGGTTTGGGTGGgtcagaaaaagaatgttGGACTTAAGGTGCgggtcaaggagaaggatttTATGTTCGAAAATGTGAATAGGGCTTGGGGtggtccagttcttccttaTCACGATGAGGGCCAATCCGCTTGCTATGAATTGACTATAGAAGGTACGTCTATCTGTGTATCAGGACCGTTAATCTATCCTTCATTTTAATCTTTTATAAATCTAGAATTACATGTCCGGACTACTCGTCTCTTTATGACACTGGAGAAGTCCTTAGAGCACAGTTTTCCCAAAGTTGTGAACTTGATACGGAGCCACGGATAGATTGTTTCCCGTTCTAGGTCTTTTATATAGCATTGCTATAATTTCtgtggtatatatataacatTCAATCTCACGTATAATGTCACTGTCAGTCTCTCGAAAAAGTTTTGTTTAGAGTTTTCTGTATCATATATCTTGAGTTTCTGGCCTACCTTGGTGATCTCTACCCCGTGTATATACTCAACCCATGTATATACATGCACGTCTGGACAATGTTGTATGCCTCTTACAATTACCTCGATCAAATCCACGTTTTCCTGAGTTGCTCACCAATAATCAATGATACATGAATGTGACTATAAGTCTCGGGAGCGATCTATGTAGTGTACACTCTTTTGTAACCACTATTGCACGTAAGGACATACTACGGCGATCACTGCATAAACAGCTGCCTGACAAGCGGTTGCAATGACGTTCATGTATGATAACGGAGAATAACCAATCAAACAACCCTGCGATAACACAAATAACAAAATCGAGGCGATGACACTCAGTCCTTGAAGTAACACATCCAATACTACGCAATATCGGCACCGTTGCCTGGTGGTCGttcggcatcttcttccggagGCGTGGTTGTTTCATCTCGCTTATTTTCTCCCCTGCGTGGATCCGCTTTTTGTCGGCACGGAATGCCGACTTTGCCGACTCGTCCATTCATCGTTGTCGACTTACTCTCCACAGTTTGGTTTGCAACTTAGTGATCACTGATCAAACGAGGGCATTATCAGGTTAAGGTTCAAGATGAGCAGAATCTGAGACTACGCGTCTATATGTAATATGGATAGTATCAAGAAATTAAAGTAGATTGGTCAACATATCCTGTCGCTTGTCAATTTCCAAACGACGCCCCACTTGACCAAGCGAGCTTGTCGCCAGTAGTGGCAGGAACCGTCGGGCCGAAAGTCTTGTTCGACTGTGGCGGCTTCCAATCGCGTTTTCGTTAGTGGTTCTACTCTGAAAATTTAGAGGGATAGAAGATAGGTTTAAACGGGTATCTGTGCCATCCTATTCAAGGTTTTAGGGCGTCTGCATATGTACACTGCGAAATGGTAATGGATAACGAATATTATGTGGCGTTAGAACTAAATACACCCCTTGACCGAGTTTGACACACTATTGGTTTAGTACGTGGTTTGATGCAAGGTAGATTAGATTACCTTTTATCTTTAGATATAACCGAGGCATCTCTCGGTTGCTGTTTTAAGAAGTTCAAGAAATTTTTTTGCTtacgtttttcttcttctttggtctccATATTGTGCCTGTTTATTCTCGTATTAGCCATATTGCATTAATCTTAGTCTTGTTTTTAACTATATGAGTGCCCCATGACATTGGGTTTTTATGATCTACACTTCTCAATTCAGTTTGGAGGAACACACGAAGCATAACACAGCTGATAGCGCGGTACTGTATCGCAAACGTTCTTCTATAATATAAACACTAGGTGGGTCCGTCACTAACATGTCGATCCCATGGCATATGCATGTCTTTAAAAGAACAAACTGTGGTTGGAATGGGGAATAAGTACCAAGAACTGACAAGGATATCTAGCACCGCAACGGGTATGACCGGTTTAGCCGGGGCCGACGAGGTGCCTCTATCCTCCAAGATACCCTACTGGCGTTTAGTCCTCGACCAAAAGGTTGTTACACCCGAAGTGGTTAATTATCCTTATGCTGGATCAGGAACCGAAGATGACCCTTACGTTGTCAGTTGGATCCCTAATGACCCGCGCAACCCAATGGAGTTCAGTGAGATCCAAAAATGGTCCTATACTGTTCTAGTCTCTTTTGTCACCCTCACCGTTGCATTGGTTTCCTCTGCATACTCAGGCGGCATGGGTCAGATTGTCAAGGATTTCGACTGTGAACAGGAAGTCGCTATCCTCGGAATTTCCCTCTTTGTCCTGGGATTTGCCTTTGGGCCATTGATCTGGGCACCAATGAGTGAGACCTTCGGTCGTCGACATATCTTCACTAGcacattcttcctcctcactGCTTTCAATGCGGGAGCTGCGGGAGCTCAGAATATTCAAACCCTTATTATTCTACGGTTCCTCGCAGGATTTTTCGGGTCATCCCCTTTCGGAAATGCAGGAGGTACGATTGCAGATATGTTTCCGGCTGCAAAGCGTGGTATTGCAATCAGTCTCTTCGCTGCAGCACCGCTCTGTGGTCCGACGTTTGGGCCGGTGATTGGGGGCTTCCTCGGCTCTGCCGCGGGCTGGCGTTGGGTGGAAGGCTTTCTAGCGGCGTTAGCAGGCGTGGTGTGGCTGGCTATGGGCATATTACTACCAGAGACATACGCTCCAGTCCTCCTGCGTCGTCGAGCTGAAAAGCTTTCTGAGCTGAATGGTCAAGTCTACCGTAGCAAACTGGATATCGAACGAGGTAGAGCGACGTTGACAAAGACACTGACTACGGCTCTCTCCCGCCCTTGGCTTCTGCTCTTTAAAGAGCCAATTGTGCTTCTgttctgtatatatatgGCTATCATATATGGGACATTGTACATGTTGTTTGCAGCCTATCCGATCGTCTTCCAGGAAGTCCGTGGCTGGAGTGAAGGTATTGGGGGCTTGGCTTTCATGGGAATTCTAGTAGGAATGATCATCGCAGTGGCTTGCACCTTTCCGGACAATTTCCGTTATGCTAAGCTGTGTGGGCAAAGTACGGGTCGTCTTGCACCCGAGGTCCGTCTTCCGCCCAGTATTGTTGGAGGAATCGCTCTGCCTATCGGCCTTTTCTGGTTCGCATGGACGAACTCCCCAACCATCCACTGGATAGCGCCGGTTGCTGCAGGCGTACCATTTGGGTTTGGATTagtcttggtcttcctcaGTGTCTTCAACTATCTGATCGATGCCTACACGATCTATTCAGCATCGGTCCTTGCAGCTAACTCAGCTCTCCGGTCTTTATTCGGCTTCGCCTTTCCTCTATTCACCACCTACATGTATCGCAACCTAGGCATTCACTGGGcctcttccattccagcttTCTTGGCCGTTGCGTGTGTGCCATTCCCTATTCTCTTCTATCTTTACGGGGCTCAGATTCGTAAGCGTTGTGTTTACGCTGCTGAGGCCGAGGCATTCATGCAGCGTCTCGCAGCCAAACAGAATCCACCCCCGCGTCAAGAGCAAGAGCCAGCTCAAGAGAAGACGACTGTGGCTGAGAAAGCCGAGTCTGTCTATATGAGCAGTGACAGTGATGACTCCGATAGCCTTTCCACCATTCCATCCCAGGTTGCACTTGACCGACGAGGTTCTCGGGCCTCTAGGAAGTCTGGACATTCTTTAGGTCGCACAGCGACACAGTATGAGGAAAATCCCTACGACATTGACCGGGTCAATACCCGCAACTCCGCCATTAGTGGTCGCGGACGAAAGGACTAAATGGAATAGCTGCATGCATTAGTCTTTTCTCGGAGGCTTCTGATGCCCCGCAATCGGCTTGGTCGATCGCTTGACTACAACAGGCACCATACCAGCAATTGCTTACGAGCTGCTTCCTTGGGTAATCCCTGGGAGATATTGGTTGATAAGCCGGAGTGTCATGAAAGGGCGAGTAATATAAACTCGAGATAAGCGCTCGGTTACTCAACACTGAAAAACAGTGCCGCTTTCGTTCGTGGGTCAAGTTATTCATGCATGAAGTGATACGTCGTCCTTGTGGAACGCATACACAGTTGCAGATGACGAGcggtgaagaggagggggCAGTCCCTTCGTATCCAGAGCCATACTATCGATGTATATAAATTAAACGGAGGACAGCGGACAGGAGCATGGATGCACATACATTGGTCTGATTCTCCACTAGTACCACACATCAATGTTTATAAACCTATTAGAAAGACctataatattaataaattcATCCGATTCGGAAAGACACCCGCTCATCCATGGCTGATTGCATGACAATCGAAGTGGATTATACGGAAGAATGTCAGCTGACTATTCATACATATTCTGCAGATGAAGTCGGTTTTTATACTCCCAATTATCTGTTTTAGAAGAAGTTCCAACATGGCATTCGTAGAAGGAAACCATGTCCAACGGATAGGCTTCTTTCCCGTATTGTTCCTTCACTGCTAGCCCCGTACCGACCTTGAGCGCTTCacttctcttcgtcttttgGTCAGTCCTTCATtactgatcttcttgactccATCATATCCATGCTAGCGTAATGGCACCATCAACCATTCTCTTTCTGACCCTCAGTGAGCTGGGCCAGGCAACTGTCAGTTTAGCCGTGGCCCATGAAGTTCTCATTCGCTCTTACGATGTCCATATTGGCTCGTTTGCTCCTTTAGAGCCCGCTGTCTCCAAGCTCAATGGCCGTGCCGCATCCCTGTCATCAGTGACAAATCGTGCGACCTTCCATCCACTAATTGGCCCTCCTATGATAGAGGCCAATCCTTGGTTCAATATATGTACCAATTCATTTCACGTCCATAACGTCGGCTTTCGAGCAGCGCTGAACACACAGAAGCACATCCTACCTGTAGTGGCAACTCCTTGGGATGGCCCTCAATATATGGCAATATATGAAGACTGCTCTACCCTCATCCGCACGCTCCAACCAGCGATTGTCGTACTTGATCCAATGTTCTTACAGGCAGTTGATGCGTGTCGCATGCTAGAACAGCGTTATGTGGCCCTGTCTCCTAACACATTCAAGGAACTGACGATACAGCCGAGGTTGGCGAGCTTGTGGAAATATCCAATGTGAGAGACCTAGTCTATCTGTACTTCCCCTCTTGCTCTGTGTATCTTGACTAATCAGTCAGCGTGGGTTCCGGTTACCCTTATCCTTTACCATGGTACCTGATTCTTCCGAATGtttatcttgttcttcggatGCTATTGATTCTAATGAGCAACCCAAGAGCTCGAGAGCTGACGGCATATCGTATTGCTCAAGGGCTGCCGAATGTAACTTCTGCACAGGTCTCCCAACAGCtcaacaaggacaagacTGTAGTTCTTCTCCCGGCCAGACAGGAGACCGAAATTCCATGCTACTTTCCCGACAACTTTATACTGTGTGGTCCCATACTGCGCCCTTGTGTCCCGATTGCTGAAGAGGATCTAGAACTGGCTTCTTGGCTCGAACGACGGCCAACAGTCTTGGTAAACCTGGGATCACATGTGACTTATACGACTGATGTTTTGCAAGAGCTCATGGAGGGGTTCCGTATGCTTCTGGATAAAAGGCCAGATATCCAAATCCTATGGAAAATCAAGCCAAGTTCCGGTACAACTTTCGAGGATACACCTTTACCCGACAATCTTCGTACTGCCGTCGCAGAGGGACAAGTCCGTGTTGAGTCGTGGCTGGCAGTGGAGCCTATTTGCATTCTCACGAGTGGCCATGTAAAATGCATGGTTCACCATGGAGGGTCCAATTCTTATCACGAAGCGATACGGTCAGTATATACGGCTGTAAACTCATGAATGCGGGTGCTCCCAATCTCTGACAGCTTGTTTGCTTTAGGGCTGGCGTGTCACAAGTCATCCTTCCCGTCTGGTTCGACACCTACGATTTCGCCTTGCGCGCAGAATGGTTAGGCATTGGGATTTGGGCAAGTCGCAAGACTGCGCCAGGCGTCAATGCACCGGAATTAGGACAGGCACTTATTCGAGTGCTAGCAAGCGCCCAGAGCGAGTCGATGCGACATCGGGCGAAAGGTATTGCAACTAAACTGGGGCCAAAAGATGGACGAGTCATCGCGTGTGAGaagatcatttccttgctgACGGAGCCGTGTAACACGAAAATGCGCCGGTGAAGAAAACAGGCGCAAGCGTATATTGAATGCGTGACAATTGACTCATTTTTGTTGTTAGCTCTATGGGTGGAGATCTATTTATTAAGTTGCTCCGAGTGACTCGGACCGACTCAATTAGACAGCGGAATCGGCCCGTTGGTTGGGGCTTGGGGATTGGTAATCTGTTCATATACTCTTCCACTGCGCCCTCGAGAACGGACATATCGCACTTCTGTATCCAATTAAGTCCGTTGTAACAGGAAAGACATCAAATGTTCCAGACTCAGAGATGTAAATTTAGCTCCGCGTCCCCACGCCGGCTAAGCTTTTAGGAAGGAAACGCGACGCCGAACCCCCGAAATGCCCCGCATGACGCAGTCTCCTCGATGATCCCCGCAATCTATAAATTACTGCCCACAGCCCTTCCATTGATGCTCTACACCCCTTCCCTTCGAATTGATCACGCAAACACAGTTTGACACAATGGCTTCAGAAAGAGTAGCATGGCTCGGCCTGGGCAACATCGGCCGGGTAAGTACACATAAACACCTCCCCACCTATATCTACACATgtcgatcaatcaatatcaatatcacaGAAACACTAACATCCCCACCAGGGTATGAGCCGCAACATCGCCCTAAAAGGCCCCCAAACAACACCCATAGTCCTCTACAACCGCACAACATCCCGAGCCACCGCCTTCGCCGACTCAATCGGCTCCAACAAAGCCACCGTCGCAACCACCATCCCCGAAGCCGTGGCACAGGCTACAATCACCTTCATCTGCGTCGGCGATGACCATGCCCTCGACcaaatcatcaccaccatcatctccgacTCCTCCCTAGACCTCACCTCCAAACTTATCGTCGACTGCTCCACCGTCCACCCCAACACCTCCCGCCGAATCCACGCCACCCTCACAGAGCGCGGCGCAACCTTCATCGCCTGCCCCGTCTTCGGCGCCCCCAACATGGCCGATGCAGGCCAGATGATCGTCGTCCCCGCCGGAAAGCAAGAGGCGATTGACAGACTCCAGCCTTTCTTCGAGGGCGTCACGGCAAAGGCCACCCTCCCTTTGCCTGGCGATGACGTCGGCCGTGCCTCCCAGCTTAAGATCCTGGGTAACACTTTCATTCTTAACACCGTTGAGACGGTTGCAGAGGGTCTTGTGCTGGCGGAGAAATCTGGTCTCGGGGCCGATATGTATCAGAAATGGATCCATACGTGGCTGGGTGGCCCGTTTGCGAAGTATGCGGATCGGATGGTCGAGGGTGATTATCATAAGCGCGAGGAGCCGCTGTTTGCGGTTGACCTGGCGAGGAAGGATCTGGGGCATGCGACTAGCATTGCGCAGGATGCggggatgagattgaggagtGTGGAGGTTACTGATGCGTATTTgcaggaggtgaagaaggagaagggcgtgAAGGGGGATGTTGCCGGTGTATATGGGGCGATCCGGAAGGAGTCTGGGTTGGAGTACGATAATTAGTGGATTGCATGTTTATAGAAATAATTGATTTATGATATTCTGATAGAAAATCAGGTTCAGGATCTGGAGTATCACGCCATGCATATACTACTTTAGAAAAGAGTTGCTGTAAACATGGACAAAATACGGATTTATTGCTCTCACAGAAAAGCTACAATAACTCAATTCCCCAATCAGCTGtaagagtatatatacatacatgcatacataaGCCATACCTATGGACTACAAGTAGCCCAGCAAACCCACAAGCCCAACAACAGACATAGACCCAGACCATTACTTTATACTCTCCATTTAGTAAAGACCAAGACTATCCGTACCCCTGCTCATTATTACACAAGTAAACAAGCAGCCCCACCCACTAGATCCAGTGAATAAAGAAAAGCGCCAAAAGCGTTCCCAATATCTTTACGAGTCCCCAGAAATCTGGGACATGTTTTGTCTCTCCCTCGAATCAAATGCCCAATGCCCAAAATGGACAACTTCTACTGCGCGCTTTGTGGCTCGGTGTTCTCAACTACCGGTTTGAAATTTGACCCCAAGGGCTAGGACCCAGATGCCTATAATAGAGAAGTACtcaaagatggagatctgGACTGCAATCTCCTGAAAGTCAAAATCCTGTGTTAAAGGCAATAGAAGTTTGGTAGGGTCTGTCTAGTTCACGTGAGCTGTGTATATCTGCTGCTCTTAGAGTTATTTGAGGCGCGTTCGCGTTCCCCAGCTGTGGCTGCTCCTATGCGCGCCAGCACATGTGGAGGAGATTTCTACGCCGACATCGGGAATGAGGCCTTGGAGATTGTGAAGATGGGTTCCCTCACACCTAGGTTAGGATTCAGGCGGCTAGGTAAGTGGAGTGCTAAGA
The sequence above is a segment of the Aspergillus oryzae RIB40 DNA, chromosome 3 genome. Coding sequences within it:
- a CDS encoding MFS transporter (synaptic vesicle transporter SVOP and related transporters (major facilitator superfamily)), yielding MTGLAGADEVPLSSKIPYWRLVLDQKVVTPEVVNYPYAGSGTEDDPYVVSWIPNDPRNPMEFSEIQKWSYTVLVSFVTLTVALVSSAYSGGMGQIVKDFDCEQEVAILGISLFVLGFAFGPLIWAPMSETFGRRHIFTSTFFLLTAFNAGAAGAQNIQTLIILRFLAGFFGSSPFGNAGGTIADMFPAAKRGIAISLFAAAPLCGPTFGPVIGGFLGSAAGWRWVEGFLAALAGVVWLAMGILLPETYAPVLLRRRAEKLSELNGQVYRSKLDIERGRATLTKTLTTALSRPWLLLFKEPIVLLFCIYMAIIYGTLYMLFAAYPIVFQEVRGWSEGIGGLAFMGILVGMIIAVACTFPDNFRYAKLCGQSTGRLAPEVRLPPSIVGGIALPIGLFWFAWTNSPTIHWIAPVAAGVPFGFGLVLVFLSVFNYLIDAYTIYSASVLAANSALRSLFGFAFPLFTTYMYRNLGIHWASSIPAFLAVACVPFPILFYLYGAQIRKRCVYAAEAEAFMQRLAAKQNPPPRQEQEPAQEKTTVAEKAESVYMSSDSDDSDSLSTIPSQVALDRRGSRASRKSGHSLGRTATQYEENPYDIDRSSWRGSVCFWIKGQISKSYGKSSQVPVQLSRIHLYPTIFVLPSQRDKSVLSRGWQWSLFAFSRVAM
- a CDS encoding NAD(P)-dependent oxidoreductase (predicted protein); this translates as MASERVAWLGLGNIGRGMSRNIALKGPQTTPIVLYNRTTSRATAFADSIGSNKATVATTIPEAVAQATITFICVGDDHALDQIITTIISDSSLDLTSKLIVDCSTVHPNTSRRIHATLTERGATFIACPVFGAPNMADAGQMIVVPAGKQEAIDRLQPFFEGVTAKATLPLPGDDVGRASQLKILGNTFILNTVETVAEGLVLAEKSGLGADMYQKWIHTWLGGPFAKYADRMVEGDYHKREEPLFAVDLARKDLGHATSIAQDAGMRLRSVEVTDAYLQEVKKEKGVKGDVAGVYGAIRKESGLEVAVNMDKIRIYCSHRKATITQFPNQL
- a CDS encoding UDP-glucose:hexose-1-phosphate uridylyltransferase (galactose-1-phosphate uridylyltransferase), with amino-acid sequence MVENVLDDISHRRYNPLRGSYILVSPHRTKRPWQGAQESPSKTTLPTYDPACYLCPGNKRAQGDANPKYEKTFVFVNDYSAVKEEQAPYSPDNADDLESFFLKAEPVTGKCYVLTFSAAHNLTLADLSPAEIAPVIDAWTEIYSAHLSPKSPLAALAPATTLPPNSPTADLAKPKEQYRYMQIFENKGAAMGCSNPHPHGQVWTTSSLPEEPAMELEQLKKYRKEHGGKHMLEDYAALESQKKERVVFENGAFLVVCPWWGVWPFETMIVSKQHKRALVDLNANEKAQLAEAIAEITRRYDNLFETHFPYSMGIHQAPLDGTDEEIESSYLHLHFYPPLLRSATVRKFLVGYEMMGEPQRDITPEQAAARLRNCGGELYRKKLDG